In the genome of Streptomyces collinus, one region contains:
- a CDS encoding DEAD/DEAH box helicase: protein MSIEQQTAAVTNTDVQDVMGTFGDLRSALFRYYDTPFGVDDRSVMEERRSLLDRDNGAWRDPLIELRPQYASRGISIADSFAEAGAHPDAAEFARFALPDGVASLYQHQHDALVTACEGKDLVVTAGTGSGKTESFLLPVLADLVAESVHWQGTRVAQREWWQGDGDYVPSRQGEHGHPAAMRVLILYPTNALADDQLVRLRKSLNSSEAHEWLDRKRNGHRYYFGRYTGATPVSGSRDSRPANFRLRQYLREVQERQRKADEKLGEELRAFIPRLGGAEMHARWDMQAAPPDIMVTNYSMLNIMLLRKQEKLIFSATRKWLEETPGACFTLILDELHMYRGTAGTEVAYLLRNLRHRLGLDKSPEKFRVFAASASLEAGRDDEFLDGFFALPGSRRVIIPGRAKENHGEGDLAVHTERLVRAAKAPISRRDAVALARETGLGPALQRALTPGGKPRALPAPELAKNLFPAVPEEQRQDALHGVLRTLGSAQDPELPQLRAHFFFRNIEGVWACSDPQCPDIPVEHGPERRVGRLFAEPTSRCTCGARVLELLSCQACGDLMLGGYASPKDTHKRKFTGALHTDFPDLDLLPDEASGVPTAANYVVYWPRTKGLGLDDPSWHAGLSDGGPQVEFGFRRSAYQPATGRLENRDVHHTGWSFHISVPLDKEGKKPAYDPARLQAFPTRCPACGDDWEIKRDRDGRFIPLESPDRLRNAPVRRMRTGFYKINQVLVTEALGHLPDGQRKAIAFSDSRDDASELASGLALRHYQDLLRLLSAQAVESQGDPFGDLQLVKAHYAGEPVERDGVRAAMRRLRDRNPADWGRLKAILTDDLDADPELLPDLERKFSELPSLDDLASDLEGMLLKYGTNPAGPAASLQQTSAGQPWTTLYNWERDRDAVVDTQTQEELLDRLRSRLRLETVGSLFSSGGRDFESLGLGWLCLRDDRSPIQIGPDSDQAVARASLRILGLMRRFTRMRGSLQGPPAPLKRFWKQVAEGQGTDLETITDRVLGVWKDAVVDYVIKPEKVALRPGENKAWTCLSCHRPHLHPGAGLCTKCLTPLPAIPQQYSGVLEGDYYAWKAAHSTGDFPLRTAELTGQTDRLEAQRRQSLFQDVFLGDNDVPQADGLELLSVTTTMEAGVDIGPLNTVIMANMPPTRFNYQQRVGRAGRRNSPVAVALTVCRGRSHDEHYFARPEAITNDPTPPPYLVLGMVSVFRRVLLGEVLRQAFEPMQPDDPRKGADMTTNVHGQFGLAADWPMHRSSVRRWIADHPGRIRAAATALQAGTPENITAIDPVVVIDELLDQVDEVAARTVGHSDLSQRLAEAGLLPMFGFPTRSRLLYRSIPQKTFPWPPADSVNRDLAVALSKFAPGSETPQDGRLLRSMGVVSLVPSGRGVQAAEDPFGPEQLVAMCRICSHVDPQAVVDPETGSAGTCPACGAESKYYKAVPFREPAGFRAAPEARDYDGYREVGSNATSARTATDLEKTAPRIHRAADDWMVVHTGSGDRYIVNTNAGKLFRFVKNHGAWGGYKTVDSPRLEADLEIALGATQHTDMLFIGAKGAFDTSRGLRFDISKSQQTDGFPEAYHGRRAAWYSLAALLRRAAAPHLDVQPEELLSGIHGSDAPVAAPVMAYLADTLDNGAGFSTYLGSEEHIEEFLQAVDQYVHELEADHHAQNCRSSCYACLRDYSNMRLHPLYDWRLARDLTDALRGRKLQIDPDEHAVLLKGWADEETSVRLAETAAGPVALFTSDFTGEPVAVAVKHPLESITEECPNERLQALRDEVRSRGFATRIAFADSHGLDRTPAAVIEQVRSFAEDF from the coding sequence GTGAGCATCGAACAGCAGACAGCGGCGGTGACGAACACCGATGTCCAGGATGTCATGGGCACCTTCGGCGATCTGCGCAGCGCGCTCTTCCGCTACTACGACACCCCGTTCGGCGTCGACGACCGTTCCGTGATGGAGGAGCGGCGCAGCCTGCTGGACCGGGACAACGGAGCCTGGCGCGACCCGCTGATCGAGCTGCGCCCGCAGTACGCCTCCCGGGGCATCAGCATCGCGGACTCCTTTGCCGAGGCAGGGGCGCACCCCGACGCGGCCGAGTTTGCCCGGTTCGCGCTCCCCGACGGCGTGGCCAGCCTCTACCAGCACCAGCACGATGCCCTGGTCACCGCCTGCGAGGGCAAGGACCTCGTGGTCACCGCCGGTACAGGCTCCGGCAAGACAGAGTCCTTCCTGCTGCCGGTCCTGGCCGACCTGGTCGCTGAGTCCGTCCACTGGCAGGGCACGCGTGTGGCGCAGCGGGAATGGTGGCAGGGCGACGGTGACTACGTGCCCAGCCGGCAGGGTGAGCACGGCCACCCTGCCGCTATGCGCGTGCTGATCCTCTACCCCACCAACGCCCTCGCCGACGACCAGCTGGTCCGACTCCGGAAATCGCTGAACAGCAGCGAGGCACATGAGTGGCTGGACAGGAAGCGCAACGGACACCGCTACTACTTCGGCCGCTACACCGGAGCCACTCCCGTCTCCGGCAGCCGCGATTCCAGACCTGCGAACTTCCGTCTCCGGCAGTACCTGCGGGAGGTCCAGGAACGGCAGCGTAAGGCCGACGAGAAGCTCGGCGAGGAGCTGCGAGCCTTCATCCCGCGCCTCGGCGGGGCGGAGATGCACGCCCGCTGGGACATGCAGGCTGCTCCGCCGGACATCATGGTCACCAACTACTCGATGCTGAACATCATGCTGCTCCGCAAGCAGGAGAAGCTCATCTTCAGCGCCACCCGGAAGTGGCTGGAGGAGACGCCAGGCGCCTGCTTCACCCTGATTCTCGACGAGCTCCACATGTACCGCGGCACGGCCGGCACCGAGGTGGCCTACCTACTGCGCAACCTGCGCCACCGTCTCGGCCTCGACAAGAGCCCCGAAAAGTTCCGCGTGTTCGCCGCCTCCGCCTCCCTGGAGGCCGGACGGGACGACGAATTCCTCGATGGGTTCTTCGCCCTGCCCGGCTCTCGGCGAGTGATCATCCCCGGCAGGGCGAAGGAGAATCACGGCGAGGGTGACTTGGCCGTCCACACCGAACGCCTCGTCAGAGCCGCGAAGGCCCCCATCTCCCGGCGCGATGCCGTCGCTCTGGCCCGGGAGACCGGCCTCGGTCCGGCGCTCCAGCGTGCGCTCACCCCCGGTGGCAAACCCCGCGCCCTGCCCGCCCCCGAACTGGCGAAGAACCTCTTCCCGGCCGTCCCCGAGGAGCAGCGCCAGGACGCCCTCCATGGGGTCCTGCGCACACTCGGCTCCGCCCAGGATCCCGAACTTCCCCAGCTCCGCGCCCACTTCTTCTTCCGGAACATCGAGGGCGTCTGGGCCTGCTCCGACCCGCAGTGCCCCGATATCCCCGTGGAGCACGGCCCCGAACGCCGGGTCGGCCGGCTCTTCGCCGAGCCCACCTCCCGCTGCACCTGCGGCGCCCGTGTACTGGAGCTTCTCTCCTGCCAGGCATGCGGCGATCTCATGCTCGGCGGCTACGCCAGTCCCAAGGACACCCACAAGCGCAAGTTCACCGGTGCCCTCCACACCGACTTCCCGGACCTGGACCTGCTTCCAGACGAGGCCAGTGGGGTGCCCACCGCGGCGAACTACGTCGTGTACTGGCCGCGTACCAAGGGCCTCGGCCTTGACGACCCCAGCTGGCACGCGGGCCTGTCCGACGGGGGACCGCAGGTCGAGTTCGGGTTCCGACGCAGCGCCTACCAGCCCGCGACCGGCCGCCTGGAGAACCGGGACGTCCACCACACGGGATGGTCGTTCCACATCTCCGTGCCCCTGGACAAGGAGGGCAAGAAGCCGGCCTACGACCCGGCCCGGTTGCAGGCCTTCCCCACCCGTTGTCCGGCCTGCGGCGACGACTGGGAGATCAAACGTGACCGGGACGGCCGTTTCATCCCGCTCGAATCCCCTGATCGATTGCGCAACGCGCCGGTCCGGCGGATGCGCACGGGTTTCTACAAGATCAACCAGGTGCTGGTGACGGAAGCCCTCGGCCACCTCCCTGACGGCCAGCGCAAAGCGATCGCCTTCTCCGACAGCCGCGATGACGCCTCCGAGCTCGCCAGCGGTCTTGCCCTCCGCCACTACCAGGACCTTCTCCGTCTGCTTAGTGCTCAGGCCGTCGAGAGCCAGGGAGATCCGTTCGGAGACCTTCAGCTCGTAAAAGCCCATTACGCGGGGGAACCGGTTGAACGTGACGGCGTCCGTGCCGCCATGCGACGGCTGCGGGACCGCAACCCGGCCGACTGGGGGCGCCTGAAGGCGATCCTCACCGACGACCTCGATGCGGATCCGGAGCTTCTGCCTGACCTGGAGCGGAAGTTCTCCGAACTGCCGTCGCTGGACGACCTCGCCTCCGACCTCGAAGGCATGCTGCTGAAGTACGGCACAAACCCCGCGGGGCCCGCGGCCTCGCTCCAGCAGACCTCAGCCGGACAGCCTTGGACCACGCTCTACAACTGGGAACGGGACCGCGATGCGGTGGTGGATACCCAGACCCAGGAGGAACTGCTCGACCGTCTCCGTTCTCGTCTCCGCCTCGAGACCGTGGGCAGCCTCTTTTCCAGCGGAGGCCGAGACTTCGAATCACTCGGTCTTGGCTGGCTCTGCCTGCGCGACGACCGGTCACCGATACAGATCGGCCCGGACAGCGATCAGGCCGTGGCGCGGGCCAGCCTGCGGATCCTCGGCCTGATGCGGCGCTTTACCAGGATGCGCGGTTCTCTTCAGGGACCTCCCGCCCCCCTGAAGCGTTTCTGGAAGCAGGTCGCCGAAGGCCAGGGAACCGATCTGGAGACGATCACGGACCGGGTGTTGGGCGTCTGGAAGGACGCCGTCGTCGACTACGTGATCAAGCCGGAGAAGGTGGCGCTCCGCCCCGGCGAGAACAAAGCCTGGACGTGTCTCTCCTGCCACCGTCCGCACCTGCACCCGGGTGCGGGGTTGTGCACCAAGTGTCTGACCCCGCTGCCTGCCATACCCCAGCAGTACAGCGGCGTCCTCGAAGGCGACTACTACGCCTGGAAGGCGGCCCACAGCACCGGCGACTTCCCCCTGCGGACCGCGGAGCTGACCGGCCAGACGGACCGGCTGGAGGCCCAGCGCCGGCAGAGCCTCTTCCAGGATGTCTTCCTGGGCGACAACGACGTGCCGCAGGCGGACGGCTTGGAACTGCTCTCAGTGACCACGACCATGGAGGCCGGTGTCGACATCGGCCCCCTCAACACCGTGATCATGGCCAACATGCCGCCCACCCGTTTCAACTACCAGCAGCGGGTGGGCCGCGCAGGCCGACGCAACAGCCCGGTCGCCGTGGCACTCACCGTCTGCCGTGGCCGCAGCCACGACGAGCACTACTTCGCCCGCCCGGAAGCCATCACCAACGACCCGACCCCGCCGCCCTACCTGGTCCTCGGCATGGTCTCCGTCTTCCGGCGGGTCCTGCTGGGAGAAGTCCTGCGCCAGGCCTTCGAGCCCATGCAGCCGGACGACCCCAGGAAGGGGGCGGACATGACGACGAACGTCCACGGACAATTCGGCCTCGCCGCCGACTGGCCGATGCACCGTAGTTCCGTCCGCCGCTGGATCGCCGATCACCCGGGCCGCATCAGGGCCGCTGCCACGGCCCTCCAGGCCGGGACGCCGGAGAACATCACCGCCATCGACCCGGTGGTCGTCATTGACGAACTCCTCGACCAGGTCGACGAGGTGGCAGCCCGAACCGTCGGCCACTCCGACCTCAGCCAGCGTCTGGCGGAGGCCGGCCTCCTGCCAATGTTCGGCTTCCCGACCCGCTCCCGCCTCCTCTATCGGAGCATCCCGCAGAAAACCTTCCCCTGGCCGCCGGCCGACTCCGTCAACCGAGACCTGGCCGTCGCCCTCAGCAAGTTCGCGCCGGGCAGCGAGACCCCGCAGGACGGCCGTCTGCTCCGTTCCATGGGCGTGGTGTCCCTCGTCCCAAGCGGCCGCGGCGTTCAGGCCGCCGAGGATCCCTTCGGCCCGGAACAGCTGGTCGCAATGTGCAGGATCTGCTCCCATGTGGACCCGCAGGCCGTCGTCGACCCGGAGACCGGAAGCGCCGGAACTTGCCCCGCCTGCGGTGCGGAGAGCAAGTACTACAAAGCTGTCCCCTTCCGGGAGCCTGCAGGCTTCCGGGCCGCCCCCGAAGCACGCGACTACGACGGCTATCGGGAAGTCGGCTCCAACGCCACCAGCGCACGGACCGCCACCGACCTGGAGAAGACCGCCCCGCGCATCCACCGTGCTGCCGACGACTGGATGGTCGTCCACACCGGCAGCGGCGACCGCTACATCGTCAACACCAACGCCGGCAAGCTCTTCCGGTTCGTCAAGAACCACGGGGCCTGGGGCGGGTACAAAACCGTGGACAGCCCCAGGCTGGAGGCCGACCTGGAGATTGCCCTCGGCGCAACCCAGCACACTGACATGCTCTTCATCGGGGCCAAGGGCGCCTTCGACACGAGCCGGGGTCTCCGCTTCGACATCTCGAAGTCTCAGCAGACCGACGGCTTCCCCGAGGCGTACCACGGCCGGCGTGCCGCCTGGTACTCGCTGGCGGCCCTCCTGCGCCGTGCAGCCGCTCCGCACCTGGACGTGCAGCCGGAGGAACTCCTCAGCGGCATCCACGGCTCGGACGCCCCGGTGGCCGCTCCCGTCATGGCCTATCTGGCGGACACCCTCGACAACGGCGCAGGCTTCAGCACCTACCTCGGCTCGGAAGAACACATCGAGGAGTTCCTCCAGGCGGTCGACCAATATGTGCACGAACTGGAGGCTGACCACCATGCGCAGAACTGCCGCAGCTCTTGCTACGCCTGCCTGCGCGACTACTCCAACATGCGCCTCCACCCGCTGTACGATTGGCGGCTCGCCCGCGACCTGACCGATGCCCTGCGGGGCCGGAAACTGCAGATCGACCCGGATGAGCATGCCGTCCTGCTGAAGGGCTGGGCGGACGAGGAGACTTCGGTCCGCCTGGCGGAGACAGCAGCCGGACCGGTCGCGCTCTTCACCTCGGACTTCACTGGCGAGCCAGTCGCGGTCGCCGTCAAGCATCCGTTGGAGTCCATCACCGAGGAGTGCCCGAACGAACGCCTCCAGGCCCTGCGTGACGAGGTCCGCTCCCGCGGCTTCGCCACCAGGATCGCCTTCGCCGACTCCCACGGCTTGGACCGCACTCCTGCCGCGGTGATCGAGCAGGTGCGCAGCTTCGCGGAGGACTTCTGA
- a CDS encoding Hsp70 family protein → MSFGIDFGTSNSVVAHWNGHTTEVLPVDGDNVPAQWQMSEFEQLFPSVLSVRDLQRTLCFGWEAKTGTSEPLDAVKRMLGTRSSAEKDGDIDGLEVAARLEEYHVWVGSEKFHSTVAAASLFSRLKEGVSAQLLDLSDAVVTVPAKATGGARYRTRAAAVLGGVKVRALLNEPTAAAISYAHDVPIPGRFLVFDWGGGTIDVTVLEYDDGLFEEQTSRGITALGGLEFDNALAKLIQQKIGLTADRLTKAERRRWRRSVELTKIALSSVPMDGALFFDLPVGLAPLISKREVRITAAEYTEAITPLITRALEPVQQALEDLAITPDAIDSVLMIGGTSQIPQVRHALGELLGHDRIVDSGLCRPMTAVARGAAIYAASLDGELGDDSDFSLVTSYDLGTAVIAGEQRGFQAIIHRNATLPAEGMKTFHPSKPGASCVRVPVIEGEVGHSADSDRAFPLANIEVPLPNREQDVQRNKIEVKFRYNESGILHFTATHVATGVVLSEREIDSFGPDGTPLQQGLEEELTRLLAHTIRPFADGSSNVRHLSAAETANARPAPIDMSVRVVEADPAVTVNGEPQGVVTKGLWS, encoded by the coding sequence ATGAGTTTCGGTATTGACTTCGGCACCAGCAACTCCGTGGTCGCTCACTGGAACGGGCACACCACCGAAGTCCTGCCGGTCGACGGCGACAACGTGCCCGCCCAGTGGCAGATGTCGGAGTTCGAGCAGCTCTTCCCTTCCGTGCTGTCCGTCCGAGACCTGCAGCGCACTCTCTGCTTCGGCTGGGAGGCGAAGACCGGCACCAGCGAGCCGCTCGACGCCGTCAAGCGCATGCTCGGCACGCGCTCCAGCGCCGAGAAGGACGGCGATATCGACGGCCTCGAGGTCGCGGCCCGGCTGGAGGAGTACCACGTCTGGGTCGGCTCGGAGAAGTTCCACAGTACGGTCGCGGCCGCCTCTCTCTTCAGCCGCCTGAAGGAAGGCGTCTCCGCCCAGCTGCTCGACCTCTCCGACGCGGTCGTCACCGTCCCCGCCAAGGCGACGGGCGGTGCCCGCTACCGCACCCGTGCCGCGGCAGTGCTCGGCGGTGTGAAGGTCCGGGCACTGCTCAACGAGCCCACAGCAGCAGCGATCTCGTACGCCCACGACGTCCCGATCCCCGGCCGTTTCCTCGTCTTCGACTGGGGCGGCGGAACCATCGACGTCACCGTCCTCGAATACGACGACGGTCTCTTCGAGGAGCAGACCTCCCGCGGCATCACCGCCCTCGGCGGCCTGGAGTTCGACAACGCACTGGCCAAGCTGATCCAGCAGAAGATCGGCCTGACCGCGGACCGCCTCACCAAGGCCGAGCGACGCCGGTGGCGCCGGTCGGTTGAGCTGACGAAGATCGCTCTGTCCTCCGTGCCCATGGATGGCGCGCTCTTCTTCGACCTCCCGGTCGGTCTTGCCCCCTTGATCTCGAAGCGCGAGGTCAGGATCACCGCGGCCGAGTACACCGAGGCGATCACCCCGCTCATCACCCGTGCCCTGGAGCCGGTCCAGCAGGCGTTGGAAGACCTGGCCATCACCCCGGACGCCATCGACTCGGTTCTGATGATCGGCGGAACCTCGCAGATCCCCCAAGTGCGTCACGCCCTGGGCGAGCTGCTCGGCCACGACCGCATCGTCGACAGCGGCCTGTGCCGGCCCATGACCGCCGTTGCCCGGGGTGCGGCCATCTACGCGGCCTCCCTCGACGGAGAACTCGGAGACGACAGCGACTTCTCTCTGGTGACCAGCTACGACCTGGGTACGGCTGTGATTGCGGGTGAGCAGAGGGGGTTTCAGGCGATCATTCATCGCAACGCCACGCTCCCTGCGGAGGGCATGAAAACCTTCCATCCCAGCAAGCCGGGAGCTTCCTGTGTACGCGTCCCGGTGATTGAGGGCGAGGTTGGCCACTCGGCCGACAGCGACAGGGCCTTTCCGCTGGCCAACATCGAGGTGCCGCTCCCGAATCGGGAGCAGGATGTCCAGCGGAACAAGATCGAGGTCAAGTTCCGCTACAACGAGAGCGGCATTCTGCACTTCACCGCCACCCATGTGGCCACCGGCGTAGTGCTCTCTGAGCGCGAGATTGACTCCTTTGGCCCCGACGGCACCCCGCTGCAGCAGGGTCTCGAGGAGGAACTGACCCGTCTCCTGGCCCATACCATCCGGCCCTTTGCCGACGGCTCCTCCAATGTCCGGCACCTCTCGGCAGCCGAGACCGCTAACGCCCGGCCCGCACCGATCGACATGTCCGTGCGCGTGGTGGAGGCCGACCCGGCGGTAACAGTCAACGGTGAGCCACAGGGAGTGGTAACGAAGGGGCTTTGGAGCTGA
- a CDS encoding threonine aldolase family protein, which produces MILKRRHDPDERGFASDNYAGVHPEILAAIALANGGHQVSYGADVYTERLQEVVRGHFGPTAHTYPVFNGTGANVVALQTMLDRWDAVVCAESAHINVDEGGAPEKVAGIKLLTVPAWDGKLTPELIDRQAWGFEDEHRARPKVVSIAQSTELGTCYTPDEIRAICDHAHDLGMLVYLDGARLANAAATLGVSLREMTTDAGVDVLSLGGTKNGLLFGEAVIVLNEDAVRGMAHLRKTSMQLGSKMRFMSVQFEALLGGDLWLRSAARSNAMTRRLYEAVRDLPGLEIARPVQANQIFAVLPPAVTERLQKRFRFYTWDEQTGEVRWMTSFDTTEGDVDAFATAIAEELAAERGQGAAGALSVAEREELVLLRRKVREMEETIEALGKEPAFSANRKTK; this is translated from the coding sequence ATGATCCTGAAGCGACGACACGACCCGGACGAGCGCGGCTTCGCCAGCGACAACTACGCGGGTGTACACCCCGAGATCCTTGCCGCGATCGCCCTGGCCAACGGCGGCCACCAGGTCAGCTACGGCGCCGATGTCTACACCGAGCGCCTCCAGGAAGTGGTGCGCGGCCACTTCGGCCCCACCGCGCACACGTACCCGGTCTTCAACGGCACCGGCGCGAACGTGGTCGCGCTCCAGACCATGCTCGACCGCTGGGACGCCGTGGTCTGCGCCGAATCGGCCCACATCAACGTCGACGAGGGCGGGGCGCCCGAGAAGGTCGCCGGGATCAAGCTCCTGACGGTGCCCGCATGGGACGGCAAGCTCACCCCTGAGCTGATCGACCGGCAGGCGTGGGGCTTCGAGGACGAGCACCGGGCCCGGCCCAAGGTCGTCTCGATCGCCCAGTCCACCGAACTCGGCACCTGCTACACGCCGGACGAGATCCGTGCGATCTGCGACCACGCGCACGACCTCGGCATGCTCGTCTACCTGGACGGCGCCCGGCTCGCCAACGCCGCCGCCACCCTCGGCGTGTCCCTGCGCGAGATGACCACGGACGCCGGCGTGGACGTCCTCTCGCTCGGCGGCACCAAGAACGGGCTGCTCTTCGGCGAGGCGGTGATCGTGCTCAACGAGGACGCGGTGCGCGGCATGGCCCATCTGCGCAAGACGAGCATGCAACTGGGCTCCAAGATGCGTTTCATGTCGGTGCAGTTCGAGGCGCTGCTCGGCGGCGACCTCTGGCTGCGCTCGGCGGCCCGCTCCAACGCGATGACCCGGCGGCTGTACGAGGCGGTGCGCGACCTGCCGGGCCTGGAGATCGCCCGCCCGGTGCAGGCCAACCAGATCTTCGCCGTCCTGCCGCCGGCCGTCACCGAGCGGCTCCAGAAGCGCTTCCGCTTCTATACCTGGGACGAGCAGACCGGCGAGGTCCGCTGGATGACCTCCTTCGACACCACCGAGGGCGACGTGGACGCGTTCGCGACGGCGATCGCGGAGGAGCTGGCGGCGGAGCGAGGGCAGGGGGCGGCGGGCGCGCTGTCCGTGGCGGAGCGGGAGGAACTGGTGCTACTGCGCCGGAAGGTCCGCGAGATGGAAGAGACGATCGAAGCGCTGGGGAAAGAGCCTGCCTTCTCCGCGAACCGCAAGACGAAGTAG
- a CDS encoding DEAD/DEAH box helicase, whose protein sequence is MAEDGNLVGDTANGDGPADVLDRLDPVVLHHIVNTLGWPDLRPLQRAAITPLMGGEDAVLLAPTAGGKTEAACFPLLSAMTEQKWTGTSVLYLCPLKALLNNLVGRVDAYAQWLGRRAALWHGDTKESQRQRIRTEAPDILLTTPESLEAMLIGVKTDHARLLSGVRAVVVDEVHAFAGDDRGWHLLAVLERLERVTGRPIQRIGLSATVGNPEQLLHWLQGAGAGSRTGQVVAPGLQLPPAPGATGHDGTAPASQLPKPAGEVELDYVGSLDNAAKLIAALHRGDKRLVFCDSRAQVEQLGAALRAREVTVFLSHASLSVDERTRSEQAFAEARDCVIVSTSTLELGIDVGDLDRVIQVDSPASVASFLQRIGRTGRRSGTVRNCLFLTTRKDTLLQAAGLLLLWSRGWVEPVLPPPEPRHLVAQQLLAVTLQQHKLGDHLWDRQWNGLAPFDRSAAPILRHLTEEGFLDDDGGLLFVGPEAERRFGRRHFIELTASFTAPPQFTVLSGRTEIGRTDPSVLTEERPGPRRLLLGGRSWQVTYIDWLRKRVFVEPADGGGIAKWMNGGIAGLSYALTRAMREVLLGADPPVSLTRRAEACLAEQRESDAPDTVHLDGTLITRVGSDVRWWTWAGYRANATLGATLQSVTDPLQRPTDCWLRLREDLTPADWRAARESVGESLVLPDVDQRAVRGLKFSAALPERLAVATVAARLADFESARAVLSEPVRLVGRSCSG, encoded by the coding sequence ATGGCGGAGGACGGCAACCTGGTCGGCGACACCGCGAACGGCGACGGTCCGGCCGACGTGCTGGACCGGCTCGACCCCGTCGTCCTGCACCACATCGTCAACACCCTCGGCTGGCCCGACCTGCGTCCCCTCCAACGGGCGGCGATCACGCCGCTCATGGGCGGCGAGGACGCCGTACTGCTCGCGCCCACGGCGGGCGGCAAGACCGAGGCGGCCTGCTTCCCCCTCCTGTCGGCCATGACCGAACAGAAGTGGACCGGCACCTCGGTCCTGTACCTGTGCCCGCTCAAGGCGCTGCTCAACAACCTCGTCGGCCGCGTCGACGCGTACGCCCAGTGGCTGGGACGGCGCGCCGCGCTCTGGCACGGCGACACCAAGGAGTCCCAGCGGCAGCGCATCCGCACCGAGGCGCCGGACATCCTCCTCACCACGCCCGAGTCGCTCGAGGCGATGCTGATCGGCGTCAAGACCGATCACGCCCGGTTGCTGAGCGGTGTACGGGCCGTCGTCGTCGACGAGGTGCACGCCTTCGCGGGCGACGACCGGGGCTGGCACCTGCTGGCCGTGCTCGAACGACTGGAGCGGGTCACCGGCCGCCCCATCCAGCGGATCGGACTCTCGGCGACCGTCGGCAACCCCGAGCAGTTGCTGCACTGGTTGCAGGGCGCGGGCGCCGGAAGCCGTACCGGGCAGGTCGTCGCCCCCGGATTGCAACTGCCGCCCGCTCCCGGCGCAACCGGACACGACGGCACCGCCCCAGCCAGTCAACTCCCCAAGCCAGCAGGAGAGGTGGAGCTCGACTACGTGGGCTCCCTGGACAACGCCGCCAAACTCATCGCGGCCCTGCACCGGGGAGATAAACGGCTCGTCTTCTGTGACTCGCGGGCCCAGGTCGAACAACTGGGCGCTGCGCTCCGGGCCCGCGAGGTGACCGTCTTCCTGTCGCACGCCTCCCTGTCGGTCGACGAACGCACCCGCTCAGAACAGGCCTTCGCTGAGGCCCGCGACTGCGTCATCGTCTCGACCTCCACCCTCGAACTCGGTATCGACGTCGGTGACCTGGACCGCGTCATCCAGGTCGACTCACCGGCCTCCGTCGCCTCGTTCCTGCAGCGCATCGGCCGTACCGGCCGACGCTCCGGCACCGTACGCAACTGTCTGTTCCTCACCACCCGCAAGGACACACTGCTGCAGGCGGCCGGCCTGTTGCTGCTGTGGTCGCGCGGCTGGGTCGAACCGGTCCTCCCGCCGCCCGAGCCGCGCCACCTCGTCGCCCAGCAGCTCCTAGCCGTCACACTTCAACAGCACAAGCTCGGCGACCACTTGTGGGACCGGCAGTGGAACGGACTCGCCCCCTTCGACCGCTCCGCCGCCCCCATCCTGCGCCACCTCACCGAGGAGGGCTTCCTCGACGACGACGGCGGCTTGCTGTTCGTCGGTCCCGAGGCCGAACGCCGCTTCGGCAGGCGGCACTTCATCGAACTCACCGCGTCCTTCACCGCACCACCCCAGTTCACCGTGCTGTCCGGACGCACGGAGATCGGCCGCACCGACCCGAGCGTGCTCACCGAGGAACGTCCCGGGCCCCGGCGTCTGCTGCTCGGCGGACGCAGCTGGCAGGTGACGTACATCGACTGGCTGCGTAAACGCGTCTTCGTCGAACCCGCAGACGGCGGCGGCATCGCCAAGTGGATGAACGGCGGCATCGCCGGGCTGTCCTATGCCCTCACCCGCGCCATGCGCGAGGTGCTGCTCGGTGCGGATCCGCCCGTTTCGCTCACCCGGCGCGCCGAGGCATGCCTGGCCGAACAGCGCGAGAGCGACGCCCCCGACACGGTGCACTTGGACGGCACGCTGATCACGCGCGTCGGTAGCGACGTGCGCTGGTGGACCTGGGCCGGCTACCGCGCCAACGCCACCCTCGGGGCAACTCTGCAGTCGGTCACGGACCCTCTGCAACGCCCTACCGACTGCTGGCTGCGCCTGCGCGAAGACCTCACCCCCGCCGACTGGCGTGCGGCTCGCGAGAGTGTCGGCGAGAGCCTGGTCCTACCCGACGTGGACCAGCGTGCCGTACGAGGCCTCAAGTTCTCCGCTGCCCTCCCGGAACGCCTCGCCGTCGCCACGGTCGCGGCCCGTCTGGCCGACTTCGAGAGCGCTCGCGCGGTGTTGTCGGAGCCTGTGCGTCTTGTCGGCCGAAGCTGTTCCGGATGA